From a region of the Novipirellula artificiosorum genome:
- a CDS encoding DUF4430 domain-containing protein: MTHSLLALSVTLSLSGCGRSATERPPLEVTADAAAVTVIIQTPHSSKEIVVQGVLPGSTVESVMQSIDEVPVTVNGSGVTAFVSSMDGVETKASEGWTYKVNGEYADKGIGSVMLVPPATLTWTYGTYDQTMGKEPDSGELNSGELNSGEAESTEDELVGPE, encoded by the coding sequence ATGACTCACTCGCTGTTGGCCTTGTCTGTCACGCTCTCTCTATCGGGTTGTGGCCGATCGGCTACCGAACGACCCCCATTGGAGGTGACGGCGGACGCCGCCGCCGTCACCGTGATCATCCAGACCCCGCACTCCAGCAAGGAAATCGTGGTTCAAGGGGTGTTGCCCGGCAGCACGGTCGAATCCGTGATGCAGTCAATCGATGAGGTTCCGGTGACGGTCAATGGTTCGGGTGTGACGGCCTTTGTCAGCAGCATGGATGGCGTAGAAACGAAAGCCAGCGAAGGTTGGACCTACAAGGTCAATGGAGAGTATGCCGACAAAGGGATCGGGTCCGTGATGTTGGTCCCGCCTGCAACGTTGACGTGGACCTACGGAACCTATGACCAAACCATGGGCAAGGAACCGGATTCGGGCGAGCTCAATTCGGGCGAGCTCAATTCGGGCGAAGCCGAATCGACGGAGGATGAATTGGTGGGGCCAGAATAA